The following coding sequences are from one Epilithonimonas vandammei window:
- a CDS encoding 4Fe-4S dicluster domain-containing protein — MAEQFEKFNDMEFFVDMQRCIGCHSCEMACAECETNGETSMIHIHYVDRAETIQTTVQVCMHCEDPICANVCPADAITKDEYGIVHTADTSKCIGCANCVIGCPFGVPQIPDQSAMLMMKCNMCYDRTSTGLKPMCATVCPSGALTFDTRENVAKKRPNSSPVNRFIFGKEVVNTKVNIMMPKGSEELKVF, encoded by the coding sequence ATGGCGGAGCAATTTGAAAAATTTAATGATATGGAGTTTTTCGTGGATATGCAGCGATGCATCGGCTGTCACTCGTGCGAGATGGCTTGTGCGGAGTGTGAAACCAACGGAGAAACCTCGATGATTCATATTCATTATGTTGACAGAGCAGAGACGATTCAGACCACAGTTCAGGTTTGTATGCACTGCGAAGACCCGATTTGCGCAAACGTTTGTCCGGCAGACGCAATCACAAAAGATGAGTACGGAATCGTACATACCGCAGATACTTCAAAATGCATCGGTTGTGCCAACTGCGTCATCGGTTGTCCGTTCGGAGTTCCACAGATTCCGGACCAAAGCGCAATGCTGATGATGAAATGCAACATGTGCTACGACAGAACAAGTACTGGACTCAAGCCAATGTGTGCAACAGTTTGTCCGAGTGGCGCATTAACCTTTGATACCAGAGAAAATGTTGCGAAGAAAAGACCAAACAGTTCGCCAGTCAACCGCTTTATCTTCGGGAAAGAAGTCGTGAATACCAAAGTGAATATAATGATGCCGAAAGGCAGCGAAGAATTAAAAGTTTTTTAA
- a CDS encoding MFS transporter, translating to MFSIFTNINKKAFFNAIIATFVVIAITVIGSLNLQNFDAALIIYFFGTISMTFGVVYHHSVWKQRPATQKYWKRTWEFIFSKDYPIYMKEVVRLSIRNILFQKFIMPRGRMRWLGHFLLATGCLISFGVTFGLTFGWMHFTLKAGTTDMYETHMMGITVMTFPLNTVMALILFHILVWTAIMVIIGCLIMMHRRFVDEGLIATQWFERDWLPLILLVAVSVTGLGIWFDYSYLEGKMSQFMAITHAITVAMFLMWIPFGKFFHIFQRPAQVGANIYKIEGKRRGMQTCPHTGDEYTTSMHIEDLKEITQEMGFDLENEEGKSYLDFSPEGKRAMLAKAHLKARQESGTYFG from the coding sequence ATGTTCAGTATTTTTACAAATATAAATAAGAAAGCATTTTTCAATGCTATTATTGCAACGTTCGTTGTAATTGCTATCACAGTGATAGGCTCTCTGAATTTACAGAATTTTGACGCAGCCTTGATCATATACTTTTTCGGAACAATAAGTATGACCTTTGGCGTAGTTTACCATCATTCTGTTTGGAAGCAGCGTCCTGCTACACAAAAGTATTGGAAACGCACCTGGGAATTCATTTTCAGCAAAGATTATCCTATTTATATGAAAGAGGTTGTTCGTCTTTCTATTCGTAATATTTTATTTCAAAAATTTATTATGCCAAGAGGAAGAATGCGATGGCTAGGTCACTTTCTTTTAGCAACGGGATGTTTAATTTCTTTCGGAGTTACTTTCGGGCTCACCTTTGGCTGGATGCACTTTACGTTAAAAGCTGGAACAACGGATATGTATGAAACCCATATGATGGGGATTACAGTAATGACTTTTCCACTTAATACTGTGATGGCACTTATCCTTTTCCATATTTTGGTTTGGACTGCTATTATGGTGATAATAGGTTGCTTAATTATGATGCACAGAAGATTTGTAGACGAGGGATTAATCGCAACACAATGGTTCGAAAGAGATTGGCTTCCATTGATTTTACTCGTTGCAGTTTCCGTCACTGGTTTGGGAATTTGGTTTGATTATTCTTATCTCGAAGGAAAAATGAGCCAGTTTATGGCAATCACACACGCAATTACGGTTGCAATGTTTCTGATGTGGATTCCGTTCGGGAAGTTTTTTCACATTTTTCAAAGACCGGCACAAGTTGGTGCAAATATCTATAAAATAGAAGGAAAGCGCCGTGGAATGCAAACTTGTCCACACACAGGCGACGAATACACAACTTCAATGCACATCGAAGATTTAAAAGAAATAACCCAGGAAATGGGATTCGATTTAGAAAATGAAGAGGGGAAAAGTTATTTAGATTTCAGCCCGGAAGGAAAACGGGCAATGCTTGCAAAAGCACATCTAAAAGCACGACAAGAATCTGGAACTTATTTTGGTTAA
- a CDS encoding molybdopterin oxidoreductase family protein, producing the protein MAKLPVTADEIINVFGPHKHYPNKGTVRSNPQNPDALVKTHCCFCGLQCGIQLKVKDKKVVGFEPWNDFPFNEGRLCPKGVQRYMQDNHPDRLLSPYKRVEGKGFVPIEWDEAYDVVINEIKRIQEKYGKNSFAMLSGVSLTNEKSYMIGKFARVALKTANLDYNGRLCMVSAGAGNKKAFGMDRSSNSWADLAHAEVIIITGANVSECFPVLTHKIWEARDNGAKLIVIDPRQIPIARTADIHLPLRPGTDSALTNTMLKVLIDNNWLDNDFIHNYTSGFEETAEAVKDCTLEWGEEVTGIPKELIYKAAEMWGKAKTSFLMHARGIEHHSKGVQNVSSCINLVLATGRIGKPYCGYGTITGQGNGQGGREHGHKCDQLPGNRDIENPEHRKFVANVWGIKEEDMPGKGLSAYEIIEAINRGEIKGLLSICFNPLVSLPNNSNVRAALEKLEFYAGIDFFLSETLRHANIILAGSLQEEEEGTTTSAEGRVIRIRAVVDPPGKAKRDSEILMELARRLGEGDKFNYKNSEETFNELRVASRGSAADYYGITYERVEKNLGIFWPCPTEDHPGTPRLWEDKVFNTNDKKAHFNPTPYKKPTEEPDEDYPIVLTTGRVVSQYLSGSQTRRIGKLVDLYPEPLLEIHPKLAAKYGIEENDLIKVSTRRGSALFPANVVETIRQDTVFIPYHWGGVNSANQLTIDALDPVSKIPEFKVCACKVEKTGRKKGENSKEFGNQSRDIQY; encoded by the coding sequence ATGGCAAAATTACCTGTAACAGCCGACGAAATCATCAATGTTTTCGGACCGCACAAACACTATCCAAACAAAGGTACAGTGAGGTCTAATCCTCAAAATCCTGATGCTTTGGTAAAAACGCATTGCTGTTTTTGTGGTTTGCAATGTGGCATTCAATTAAAAGTAAAAGACAAAAAAGTCGTAGGTTTTGAACCTTGGAACGATTTCCCTTTTAATGAGGGTAGACTTTGTCCAAAAGGTGTTCAGCGCTATATGCAGGATAATCATCCGGACCGTTTGCTTTCGCCATACAAAAGAGTAGAAGGTAAAGGTTTTGTGCCGATAGAATGGGATGAAGCGTACGATGTTGTGATTAATGAAATTAAAAGAATACAGGAAAAATACGGAAAAAATTCTTTCGCAATGTTGTCCGGCGTTTCTCTTACCAATGAGAAAAGTTATATGATCGGGAAATTTGCCCGAGTTGCTTTGAAAACCGCAAACCTCGATTACAACGGTCGTCTTTGTATGGTGAGTGCAGGTGCAGGAAACAAAAAAGCCTTTGGAATGGACAGGTCTTCCAACAGTTGGGCAGATTTGGCGCACGCAGAAGTCATCATCATTACCGGAGCAAATGTGAGCGAATGTTTCCCAGTTTTAACCCATAAAATCTGGGAAGCTCGTGATAACGGAGCCAAATTGATTGTCATCGACCCACGTCAGATTCCGATTGCCAGAACTGCCGATATTCATCTGCCATTGAGACCCGGAACCGATTCTGCATTGACGAATACAATGTTGAAAGTTTTAATTGATAACAATTGGCTGGATAACGATTTTATTCATAATTACACTTCAGGATTTGAAGAAACTGCCGAAGCTGTAAAAGATTGCACTTTGGAATGGGGAGAAGAAGTAACCGGAATTCCGAAAGAATTGATTTATAAAGCCGCAGAAATGTGGGGTAAAGCCAAAACCAGTTTTCTGATGCACGCTCGTGGAATCGAACATCATTCTAAAGGCGTTCAAAATGTTTCAAGCTGTATCAATTTAGTTTTAGCAACCGGTAGAATCGGGAAACCTTATTGCGGTTACGGAACGATTACAGGGCAAGGGAACGGACAAGGCGGTCGTGAACACGGTCACAAATGCGACCAACTTCCAGGAAACAGAGACATCGAAAATCCCGAACATCGAAAATTTGTTGCCAATGTTTGGGGAATCAAAGAAGAAGATATGCCCGGAAAAGGTTTAAGTGCCTACGAAATTATTGAGGCGATTAACCGAGGCGAGATTAAAGGTTTACTTTCAATTTGTTTTAATCCTTTGGTTTCTTTGCCAAATAACAGTAACGTTCGTGCAGCATTAGAAAAATTAGAGTTTTACGCCGGAATTGATTTCTTTTTATCAGAAACTTTGCGCCACGCCAACATTATTCTCGCTGGTTCTTTACAGGAAGAGGAAGAAGGAACAACAACTTCTGCAGAAGGTCGCGTTATCAGAATCCGTGCAGTAGTTGACCCACCCGGAAAAGCAAAACGGGACAGCGAAATTTTAATGGAACTCGCCAGAAGACTAGGTGAAGGAGATAAATTTAATTATAAAAACAGCGAAGAAACTTTTAATGAATTAAGAGTTGCATCCAGGGGAAGCGCTGCAGATTATTACGGAATTACTTACGAAAGAGTAGAAAAAAATCTCGGAATTTTCTGGCCTTGTCCTACCGAAGATCATCCCGGAACACCGAGACTTTGGGAAGACAAGGTTTTCAATACCAATGATAAAAAGGCGCATTTCAACCCAACGCCTTATAAAAAACCAACCGAAGAACCTGACGAAGATTATCCGATTGTGTTGACAACGGGTAGAGTTGTAAGCCAATATTTAAGCGGTTCTCAGACAAGAAGAATTGGGAAATTAGTTGATTTGTATCCAGAACCGTTATTGGAAATTCATCCAAAACTGGCAGCAAAATACGGCATCGAAGAAAATGATTTAATTAAAGTTTCTACAAGACGAGGAAGCGCATTATTTCCTGCAAATGTGGTGGAGACCATCAGACAAGACACTGTTTTCATTCCTTATCATTGGGGCGGAGTCAATTCTGCAAACCAATTAACGATCGATGCTTTGGATCCGGTTTCAAAGATTCCCGAGTTTAAAGTTTGTGCCTGCAAAGTGGAAAAAACTGGACGAAAAAAAGGTGAAAATTCAAAAGAATTTGGCAATCAAAGTAGAGATATTCAATATTAA
- a CDS encoding QcrA and Rieske domain-containing protein, whose amino-acid sequence MSEDNKKIPAWKADFPIKKREAAYVSRKEFIKLITFFSGTLALANVAIPVFNYFKKEEKLGEYFVGLTTDLNIGGMRTFYINEDHRNPYMLIRLAEDKWKVFEQKCTHLSCSVLYNHDEKVIECPCHHGFFNPDDGSVIQGPPPRPLPQLTVVIKDDKIFVTDFIKEAKETHGHG is encoded by the coding sequence ATGTCAGAAGATAACAAAAAAATCCCCGCCTGGAAAGCCGATTTTCCCATCAAAAAACGAGAGGCAGCTTACGTTTCCCGCAAAGAATTCATCAAACTCATTACCTTTTTTTCTGGGACTTTAGCATTAGCAAATGTGGCGATTCCGGTGTTTAATTATTTCAAAAAAGAAGAAAAACTCGGCGAATATTTCGTGGGATTGACCACCGACCTTAATATTGGAGGAATGCGGACTTTCTACATCAATGAAGATCACAGAAATCCTTACATGCTTATCAGATTAGCCGAAGACAAATGGAAGGTTTTCGAGCAAAAATGCACGCATCTTTCGTGTTCCGTTCTATACAATCACGATGAAAAAGTAATAGAATGCCCTTGTCATCACGGTTTTTTCAACCCCGACGATGGTTCTGTCATTCAAGGTCCGCCACCAAGACCTCTTCCACAATTAACGGTTGTCATCAAAGATGATAAAATTTTCGTGACAGATTTCATCAAAGAAGCCAAGGAAACGCACGGCCACGGATAG